A window of Rhizobium sp. CC-YZS058 genomic DNA:
TCGCCGTCGAGCTTGCCGAGATAGTCGATCGTGACGCGGTCGCCGTTTTCGGCAGCCCCGTCCTTGTCGCTATACGTGCGGGCGCTTTCGGCGATCTTGAGGATCTGCTCGGTCACTTCCTCGTCGGCGATGTCGACGACTTCGCGGGTGACCTTGATGCCGCTGACGTCCTTCAGTTCGAAGGTCGGAATGACTTCATAAGCGAGCGTGAATTCGAAATCGGCTTCGGCGCTCAGGATCTTCTCGGCCTCGGCCTGATCCTCGGTCATGGCGATGTCCGGCTGGGTCGCCGACTTTTCGCCGCGCTCCTGCAGGATTTCGACCGGCTTGTCGCGCACCAGCTCGTTGACGAGCTCGGCCATGATCGACTTGCCATAGACCTTCTTGAGGTGAGCGACCGGCACCTTGCCCGGGCGGAAACCGTTGATGCGGACGCGATCCTTGGTTTCGGCGAGACGCTCGTTCATCCGCGCCTCCATGTCCTTGGCCGGGATCACGACCTTCAATTCGCGCTTCAGCCCGTCCGCGAGCGTTTCGATAACCTGCATGTTCAAACCTTCATTTCACGTTGCCGGGGCGCCGTCCGCGGACGGGCCGATCCATGTGCCGGGAGTGGCTTTACTGAAACCGAGCGCCGTTTTGCAAGCAAAATGGCGAAAAGACCGATGTTCTGGGCAGAAACTTGCGCCGGCTCCTCTCCGTCTGCAGCTTCCGCGCGGCGCCTCCGGTCAGGTCTGGCACGGCGCTTCGCCTGTGCCATATGCCGGGCCGGCGCGCCCCTTGATCCTCGCCTGGTGCGGGTAGAGAGACTTGAACTCCCACGCCTTGCGGCACCAGAACCTAAATCTGGCGTGTCTACCAATTTCACCATACCCGCGGGACTGCGGCCCTTCGAAAAGGCCGTCCCAGGCGCGGCGTCTCTATAGCACCGACAGCGCCGCATTCAAGCAGAATCGGGTTCCGCAACGGCACGCACCAGGCATGCGGGCGCCTTGGGCCCTTGTGTCCCCGGTCGGCCGGCGCCATTTCCAGGCTGTGCACATGCTTGCGCCCCGCGACTGTTTCTTGGGCAGACCGCCCGTTCGTCTCGTCGAGCCATGCATATCCGGCATGGGTGCCATTCGCAGCGAGCGCTGGCGGAACGAAAACCACTCTCCTATCTTATAGACATATCGAGACGGCGCCCTCCTCCTCCCAACGCCGCTCGATTGGGATCGACGACACCTCCTCCTCCCGGTCGTCGGTCAGTTTAGCAACGCTCGCCGGATCCTCCTCCCCCGGCGAGCGTTGTCTGTTTTGGGGGTTACTTCGAACATCGTCGCCGTGCTTAACGCTTGCCACCTGCGGGCCGCGTCGCGCTTTCGGTCCATCGGTCGCTCCGCTTCCCCGTCGATTCTGCTGACCGAGAGATCTGCGGACTGTGCATAGGTGCAGTGCGGAATCCCGTCTGGAGAAGAGGCCTTCAAGAGCTTACATTCCAGCCATCGACGAAGGCCGGTTTGGATTGCCGGCACCCCTGACGGAAAGGAACCGGACATGAACATCACCCGCTCTCTCACCTCCTGGCGCAAGTATCGGCAGACCGTGGACGAACTGAGCCGCATGAGCGACCGCGAGCTGAGCGACCTCGGCATCGGCCGCTCGGAAATCCGCAGCGTCGCCCGCCGCGCCTCTCGCTAAGGAT
This region includes:
- a CDS encoding DUF1127 domain-containing protein, whose amino-acid sequence is MNITRSLTSWRKYRQTVDELSRMSDRELSDLGIGRSEIRSVARRASR